Proteins encoded together in one Cryptosporangium minutisporangium window:
- a CDS encoding aldo/keto reductase: protein MTRLGLGLAALGRPAYLTAGRADDLGDDRSVDAMRARTAAVLDAAYAGGVRYVDAARSYGRAEEFLAAWLSSRPDVDDLVVASKWGYTYVGEWRTDRDVHEVKDHSPAAFRRQWAETQALLGDAVAIYQIHSVTPDSPALDDSSLLDELGQLRERGVRIGLSTSGPAQADTVRRALGVVVDGAPLFSVVQSTWNLLEPSVGPALADAAATGVDVVVKECLANGRLSEVEGAGPAAAIAERLGLGLDEFAMAAALAQPWAARVLTGAVTVDQIARNLRAAAVALPPDVLARLGELAEAPAEYWATRSARAWR, encoded by the coding sequence ATGACCCGCCTCGGGCTCGGATTGGCCGCCCTCGGGCGGCCCGCTTACCTGACCGCCGGCCGCGCCGACGACCTCGGCGACGACCGGTCGGTGGACGCGATGCGCGCCCGCACCGCCGCGGTGCTGGACGCCGCCTACGCGGGCGGCGTGCGCTACGTCGACGCCGCCCGCTCGTACGGGCGGGCCGAGGAGTTCCTCGCCGCGTGGCTGAGCTCCCGGCCGGACGTCGACGATCTGGTGGTCGCCTCCAAGTGGGGCTACACGTACGTCGGAGAGTGGCGCACGGACCGCGACGTCCACGAGGTGAAGGACCACTCCCCCGCGGCGTTCCGCCGGCAGTGGGCGGAGACCCAGGCGCTGCTCGGCGACGCCGTCGCGATCTATCAGATCCACTCGGTGACGCCCGACAGCCCGGCGCTCGACGACTCTTCGCTGCTCGACGAGCTCGGGCAGCTGCGGGAGCGGGGTGTCCGAATCGGCCTGTCGACGTCCGGCCCGGCACAGGCCGACACCGTGCGCCGCGCGCTCGGCGTCGTGGTGGACGGGGCGCCGCTGTTCTCCGTCGTCCAGTCGACGTGGAACCTCCTGGAGCCCTCGGTAGGGCCCGCGCTCGCCGACGCCGCGGCGACCGGCGTCGACGTCGTGGTCAAGGAGTGCCTCGCGAACGGACGACTCTCCGAGGTGGAGGGCGCCGGACCCGCGGCCGCGATCGCGGAGCGGCTCGGCCTCGGACTGGACGAGTTCGCGATGGCCGCGGCGCTGGCCCAGCCGTGGGCTGCCCGGGTGTTGACCGGCGCGGTGACGGTCGACCAGATCGCGCGGAACCTGCGCGCCGCGGCGGTGGCGCTGCCGCCGGACGTGCTGGCCCGGCTTGGGGAGCTGGCCGAGGCGCCCGCGGAGTACTGGGCGACCCGATCGGCCCGGGCCTGGCGCTGA
- a CDS encoding DUF7662 domain-containing protein, which yields MGKYDPLRRHLAAVPDDRREIGLSLREVESLVGTLPPSARGYRAWWGNHGSSPQAAAWLEAGFVVEGVDLSGERVSFVRPGVGYRPLARGDRPSTATGDVDHSEATVQSHLVAHLVRTGWRIERVADTAAREQGIDVVARRGACIRAIEVKGYPSRSYADARRAGERKPTGPSTQARHWYAAALLQAVLVRDAHPGYRVGIALPDVPTYRSLFARSHRSLDDLAIAMYFVSATGHVTATESSPGGECG from the coding sequence ATGGGCAAATACGACCCGCTGCGCCGGCACCTGGCCGCAGTGCCCGACGACCGGCGGGAAATCGGTCTGTCGTTGCGGGAAGTGGAGAGCCTGGTCGGGACGCTTCCACCGTCGGCGCGAGGCTACCGGGCCTGGTGGGGCAATCATGGCTCGTCGCCCCAGGCGGCGGCGTGGCTGGAGGCGGGGTTCGTCGTCGAAGGGGTCGATCTGAGCGGGGAGCGAGTGTCGTTCGTCCGGCCCGGGGTCGGGTACCGGCCGCTGGCGCGCGGCGACCGGCCGTCGACCGCCACCGGGGACGTGGACCACTCGGAGGCGACCGTGCAGTCGCACCTCGTCGCCCACCTGGTCCGGACCGGCTGGCGGATCGAGCGGGTCGCCGACACCGCCGCGCGCGAGCAGGGCATCGACGTCGTCGCCCGCCGGGGCGCCTGTATCCGGGCGATCGAGGTGAAGGGTTACCCGAGCCGGTCCTACGCCGACGCTCGCCGAGCCGGCGAGCGCAAACCGACCGGCCCGAGCACCCAGGCCCGGCACTGGTACGCGGCCGCGCTACTGCAGGCCGTGCTGGTCCGCGACGCGCACCCCGGCTACCGGGTGGGCATCGCGCTCCCGGACGTCCCGACCTACCGCTCACTGTTCGCGCGCAGCCATCGGAGCCTCGACGACCTGGCGATCGCGATGTACTTCGTGAGCGCGACCGGCCACGTCACCGCGACCGAGTCCAGCCCGGGCGGCGAGTGCGGCTAG
- a CDS encoding MBL fold metallo-hydrolase: MTATGSDGIVVLGTEQQAAWGRRELPPVEKLPGAIWSVPVPIPDNPLRYTLSYLLPGDSGVVVVDPGWNDEETWSALLAGLEVAGFGLGDIVGLVATHVHPDHHGLSLRLREVTGAWVAMHPAEADNMPQRMGATSPEVRRKGMTQILRLSGASDEDIDELLSRGNPRSEPDFRMAEPDVFLSDGDLVPLPGRRIRTVWTPGHTPGHICLADEEAKVLLTGDHVLPRISPNIGLNPSAEGAPLADFLASLQKVADYDDHDALPAHEYRFRGLGVRAAELIAHHEERCRELVAVVGALGEPTMWQVASALTWSRPWAEIGRMRFAALGETAAHVQHLVGRGELSWAAGPPGGAPRVRVAG; this comes from the coding sequence GTGACAGCAACCGGGTCGGACGGGATCGTCGTGCTGGGCACGGAGCAGCAGGCGGCCTGGGGACGGCGGGAGCTGCCGCCGGTGGAGAAGCTGCCGGGCGCGATCTGGTCGGTTCCGGTGCCGATCCCGGACAACCCGCTGCGGTACACGCTGAGCTACCTGCTGCCCGGGGACTCCGGAGTGGTCGTCGTCGACCCCGGATGGAACGACGAAGAGACCTGGTCGGCGCTGCTGGCCGGCCTCGAGGTCGCCGGATTCGGGCTCGGCGACATCGTCGGTTTGGTCGCGACGCACGTGCACCCCGACCACCACGGGCTCTCGCTCCGGCTGCGGGAGGTCACCGGCGCCTGGGTCGCGATGCACCCGGCCGAGGCCGACAACATGCCGCAGCGGATGGGCGCGACCTCACCGGAGGTCCGCCGCAAGGGCATGACGCAGATCCTGCGACTCTCCGGTGCGAGCGACGAGGACATCGACGAGCTGCTCTCCCGCGGCAACCCACGCAGCGAGCCGGACTTCCGGATGGCCGAGCCGGACGTATTCCTGTCCGACGGCGACCTGGTGCCGCTCCCGGGCAGGCGGATCCGGACGGTCTGGACTCCCGGGCACACGCCCGGCCACATCTGCCTGGCCGACGAAGAGGCGAAGGTGTTGCTCACCGGCGACCACGTGCTGCCGCGGATCAGCCCCAACATCGGGCTGAACCCGTCGGCCGAGGGCGCACCGCTCGCGGACTTCCTCGCCTCGCTGCAGAAGGTCGCCGACTACGACGACCACGACGCGCTACCCGCCCACGAGTACCGGTTCCGCGGACTGGGTGTGCGGGCCGCGGAGCTGATCGCCCACCACGAGGAGCGGTGCCGGGAGCTGGTCGCGGTCGTCGGTGCGCTCGGCGAGCCGACGATGTGGCAGGTCGCGTCCGCCCTGACCTGGTCGCGACCGTGGGCGGAGATCGGCCGGATGCGGTTCGCCGCGCTCGGCGAGACCGCGGCGCACGTCCAGCACCTGGTCGGCCGCGGCGAACTGTCCTGGGCGGCCGGTCCCCCCGGTGGTGCTCCGCGCGTCCGGGTCGCCGGATGA
- a CDS encoding ABC transporter ATP-binding protein yields MSAPVREDIPALEVDDVSVQFGALAALADVSFTVAPGSIHAVIGPNGAGKSTLFNVLSGVYRAAGGQVRFGPARLDRMRPFQIADVGVARTFQNIALSARESVADNLLLGRHHLTRAGFLAAGLRLPQATREHRRHAARVAEIADFLELGDKLHLPVGALSYGDQKRVEAARALCAEPRILLLDEPVAGMNADETARMAGTIGAIRTALGISIVLVEHDMSLVMALADRVTVLDFGRRIADGSPAEIQSDPEVIRAYLGSGNDVLPADAAARAASSDTEPTPRERP; encoded by the coding sequence ATGAGCGCCCCGGTCCGGGAGGACATCCCGGCACTGGAAGTGGACGACGTCAGCGTGCAGTTCGGGGCGCTGGCGGCGCTCGCGGACGTCTCGTTCACGGTCGCGCCGGGGTCGATCCACGCGGTGATCGGCCCGAACGGCGCCGGCAAGTCGACGCTGTTCAACGTGCTCTCCGGTGTGTACCGGGCCGCGGGCGGGCAGGTGCGGTTCGGTCCGGCGCGGCTGGACCGCATGCGTCCGTTCCAGATCGCCGACGTCGGCGTGGCGCGCACGTTCCAGAACATCGCGCTCTCGGCGCGCGAGTCGGTCGCCGACAACCTCCTCCTCGGCCGCCACCACCTCACCCGCGCCGGTTTCCTCGCGGCGGGCCTACGGCTGCCGCAGGCCACCCGGGAGCACCGGCGGCACGCCGCCCGGGTCGCCGAGATCGCCGACTTCCTCGAACTCGGCGACAAGCTGCACCTGCCGGTCGGCGCGCTCTCCTACGGCGACCAGAAGCGGGTGGAGGCGGCACGCGCACTCTGCGCCGAACCGCGGATCCTGCTGCTGGACGAGCCGGTGGCCGGCATGAACGCCGACGAGACCGCGCGAATGGCCGGGACGATCGGCGCGATCCGTACCGCGCTCGGCATCTCGATCGTGCTCGTCGAACACGACATGAGCCTGGTCATGGCGCTGGCCGACCGGGTCACGGTGCTCGACTTCGGACGGCGGATCGCCGACGGCAGCCCGGCGGAGATCCAGTCCGACCCCGAGGTGATCCGCGCCTACCTCGGGTCGGGGAACGACGTGCTCCCCGCCGACGCCGCCGCGCGGGCCGCGTCGTCGGACACCGAACCAACCCCCCGGGAGCGCCCGTGA
- a CDS encoding branched-chain amino acid ABC transporter permease, protein MSQFLSLLLNGVSLGAMYALIALGFVVIFKASGVVSFTHGSLLLVGAYAIVRFAEPWGFWLGALAGIVLTAAVSLLIERLVINRLRGAPDISLAVVTIGVDIILLTDMTRRIGSDILNVPHPWGGDVFRLGDVGISTNRALAIGAAAVLIGLFFAAFKYSNWGVAMRAAAEDGEAAALMGIRQGRVSAIAWLIAGVLAAVAALFLVGAPTPGVSPAVYTVALGALPAAILGGLDSTGGALVGGLLIGVAEALAAGYQDQLLFLGRGFGPVVPYLVMIVVLLVRPSGLFGTKELTRV, encoded by the coding sequence GTGAGCCAGTTCCTCTCGCTCCTGCTCAACGGTGTCTCGCTGGGCGCCATGTACGCGCTCATCGCGCTCGGTTTCGTGGTGATCTTCAAGGCCAGCGGCGTCGTCAGCTTCACCCACGGATCGCTGCTGCTGGTCGGCGCGTACGCGATCGTCCGGTTCGCCGAACCGTGGGGCTTCTGGCTCGGAGCGCTGGCCGGCATCGTGCTCACCGCCGCGGTGTCGCTGCTCATCGAACGGCTGGTGATCAACCGGCTGCGCGGCGCGCCGGACATCAGCCTGGCCGTGGTCACGATCGGCGTCGACATCATCCTGCTCACCGACATGACGCGGCGGATCGGCTCGGACATCCTCAACGTGCCGCACCCGTGGGGCGGGGACGTGTTCCGGCTGGGCGACGTCGGCATCAGTACCAACCGCGCCCTCGCGATCGGCGCCGCCGCCGTCCTGATCGGCCTGTTCTTCGCCGCGTTCAAGTACTCCAACTGGGGGGTGGCGATGCGCGCGGCGGCCGAGGACGGCGAGGCGGCCGCGCTGATGGGCATCCGGCAGGGGCGCGTCTCGGCGATCGCGTGGCTGATCGCCGGAGTGCTGGCGGCCGTGGCGGCGCTGTTCCTGGTCGGAGCGCCGACGCCGGGGGTCAGCCCGGCGGTGTACACGGTTGCGCTCGGTGCGCTGCCGGCCGCGATCCTCGGTGGGCTGGACTCCACCGGTGGCGCGCTCGTGGGTGGCCTGCTCATCGGCGTCGCCGAGGCGCTGGCCGCGGGGTACCAGGATCAGCTGCTGTTCCTGGGGCGGGGCTTCGGGCCGGTCGTGCCGTACCTCGTGATGATCGTCGTCCTGCTGGTGCGCCCATCCGGGCTGTTCGGCACGAAGGAACTGACCCGTGTCTGA
- a CDS encoding YciI family protein translates to MRYLMLSKAGDRAPDEQLFADMARFVEELTAEGVLLATGGLDPVGTRVASTSGEVTITDGPFTEAKEAVAGFALIEVRTKEEAIEIARRFRRVIGDGEGMMHQVFGP, encoded by the coding sequence ATGCGCTACCTGATGCTGTCCAAGGCCGGCGACCGCGCCCCGGACGAGCAGCTCTTCGCCGACATGGCGAGGTTCGTCGAGGAGCTGACCGCGGAGGGCGTCCTGCTCGCCACCGGCGGCCTGGACCCGGTCGGCACCCGCGTCGCGTCCACCAGCGGCGAAGTCACGATCACCGACGGGCCGTTCACCGAGGCGAAGGAGGCGGTCGCCGGCTTCGCGCTGATCGAGGTGCGGACGAAGGAGGAGGCGATCGAGATCGCCCGCCGTTTCCGGCGCGTCATCGGCGACGGCGAGGGCATGATGCACCAGGTCTTCGGGCCGTGA
- a CDS encoding branched-chain amino acid ABC transporter permease, with product MSESARVAEPPAAAPDRPAGPPTRPARRPLRLLVLGATVVLLLVVPFYVEEFWLRTGFAIAGAVVGALGLNLLVGTAGQLSLAHSFFLAVGAISYTFVADDPTGVRADELSGLGWPPLLGLVVGVLLAGVAGLAFSPIAARLRGIYLGVASLALVFIGQHVLNSWTSVTGGFNGRSVPEFSLFGLSFADRPAMSVLGVPFREAERLWYLGLLLAVAAYLFARNLLRSRPGLALRTLRDSEVAASVMGVDVQRYKAKIFLVSSAYGGLAGVMYALSIGSVAPESFGLFVSIQFLAMIVLGGLGSLPGAVLGAVFVTALPLVLQRYADALPLVTDVGSGGVAAGEAARYLYGLAIVLVVLFHPSGLAGLASRIGRSRRFRRTPRADRSDSASPADS from the coding sequence GTGTCTGAGTCCGCCCGCGTCGCCGAGCCCCCGGCCGCAGCGCCCGACCGCCCCGCCGGGCCGCCGACGCGCCCCGCCCGACGTCCGCTGCGGCTGCTCGTGCTCGGCGCCACCGTGGTCCTGCTGCTCGTCGTCCCGTTCTACGTCGAGGAGTTCTGGCTGCGCACCGGCTTCGCGATCGCCGGTGCCGTGGTCGGCGCGCTCGGGCTGAACCTGCTCGTCGGGACGGCCGGGCAGCTCTCGCTCGCGCACTCGTTCTTCCTCGCGGTCGGCGCGATCAGCTACACGTTCGTGGCCGACGACCCCACCGGCGTGCGCGCCGACGAGCTCAGCGGGCTGGGCTGGCCACCGCTGCTCGGCCTGGTGGTCGGTGTCCTGCTGGCGGGCGTCGCCGGGCTCGCGTTCAGCCCGATCGCCGCGCGGCTGCGCGGTATCTACCTCGGGGTGGCGTCGCTGGCGCTGGTCTTCATCGGCCAGCACGTGCTGAACAGTTGGACGTCGGTCACCGGTGGGTTCAACGGCCGCTCGGTGCCGGAGTTCTCGCTGTTCGGTCTCTCGTTCGCCGACCGGCCGGCGATGTCGGTCCTCGGTGTCCCGTTCCGCGAGGCCGAACGGCTCTGGTACCTCGGCCTGCTGCTCGCGGTGGCCGCCTACCTGTTCGCCCGCAACCTGCTGCGCAGCCGCCCCGGGCTGGCGCTGCGGACGCTACGCGACAGCGAGGTCGCGGCGTCGGTGATGGGCGTGGACGTCCAGCGCTACAAGGCCAAAATCTTCCTGGTCAGCTCGGCGTACGGCGGGCTGGCCGGGGTGATGTACGCGCTGTCGATCGGCAGCGTGGCGCCCGAGTCCTTCGGGCTGTTCGTCTCGATCCAGTTCCTCGCGATGATCGTTCTGGGCGGGCTCGGTTCGCTACCCGGAGCCGTTCTCGGCGCGGTGTTCGTCACCGCGCTCCCGCTGGTCCTGCAGCGCTACGCGGACGCGCTTCCGCTCGTCACCGACGTCGGTAGCGGCGGGGTGGCCGCCGGTGAGGCCGCCCGCTACCTCTACGGCCTGGCGATCGTCCTCGTCGTGCTGTTCCACCCGTCCGGACTCGCCGGCCTGGCCAGCCGGATCGGACGGTCCCGGCGGTTCCGTCGCACGCCCCGGGCCGACCGGTCCGATTCCGCCAGCCCCGCCGACTCCTGA
- a CDS encoding sigma-70 family RNA polymerase sigma factor, translating into MTDVRATVDAVWRLESARIIGALTRMLGDVGLAEELAQDALVAALEQWSAEGPPANPAAWLTTVAKRRAVDHLRRSQRADRAHELIAGDLRRAPEAPPEPPEYDDVLRLIFVTCHPVLSTEARVALTLRLVAGLTPGEIARAFLVSEPTIAQRLAGAKQTLADRRVPFALPDRAHLSERLASVLEVVYLVFNEGYSATSGDDLIRADLCHEALRLGRLLAELAPDEAEVHGLVALLEIQASRAAARTGPSGEPVPLHEQNRGRWDPLLIRRGFTAMLRAREIGAAPGPYVLQAAIAVCHAQAGSADDTDWARIASLYDALVHVLPTPIVQLNRAVAVGRARGAQAGLDLADPLVTDARLRDYHLLPAVRADLLATLGRHDEARREFERAAALTRNAAEAAFLRRRADALPVSAPAGPTLGTAATEFLERNDLTATTRRSYTQTLDRLRRALGDGLPLDALTAAAVAPVLTMAWGDTAAATWNRHRAAVRSFGTWAGLPDLSAAVARRDETRTPTPPVDASLLDALESRPDVALRERTLWRLLHESGAPVRTVLALDVENLDLDDRRARAGRTWVTWRSGTARLLPELIAGRTRGPLFLTDRRPGPARTPSAAGRCPDTGRRRLSYERAEYLFKQATAALDPAGAGSTLRQLKPSRCGLPYPGRPPDRT; encoded by the coding sequence GTGACCGACGTCCGAGCCACCGTCGACGCGGTCTGGCGGCTGGAATCCGCCCGGATCATCGGCGCGCTCACCCGGATGCTCGGCGACGTCGGCCTCGCCGAGGAACTGGCCCAGGACGCGCTGGTGGCCGCGCTCGAGCAGTGGAGTGCCGAGGGGCCACCGGCCAACCCCGCCGCGTGGCTCACGACCGTGGCGAAGCGCCGTGCCGTCGACCATCTGCGACGGTCGCAGCGCGCCGACCGAGCGCACGAGCTGATCGCGGGCGACCTGCGGCGAGCCCCGGAGGCTCCGCCGGAACCGCCGGAGTACGACGACGTCCTGCGGCTGATCTTCGTCACCTGCCACCCGGTGCTGTCCACCGAGGCCCGGGTCGCGCTGACGCTGCGACTGGTGGCCGGCTTGACGCCCGGCGAGATCGCGCGGGCGTTCCTGGTCAGCGAGCCGACGATCGCTCAGCGTCTGGCCGGAGCCAAGCAGACGCTCGCCGACCGCCGGGTGCCGTTCGCGCTGCCGGACCGCGCGCACCTGTCCGAGCGGCTGGCGTCGGTGCTGGAAGTCGTCTACCTGGTGTTCAACGAGGGGTACTCGGCGACCTCCGGCGACGATCTGATCCGGGCCGACCTGTGCCACGAGGCCCTGCGGCTGGGCCGCCTGCTCGCCGAACTCGCGCCCGATGAGGCGGAGGTGCACGGGCTGGTCGCGCTGCTGGAGATCCAGGCCTCCCGCGCGGCCGCCCGGACCGGCCCGTCCGGCGAGCCGGTTCCGCTGCACGAACAGAACCGCGGCCGGTGGGATCCGCTGCTGATCCGGCGGGGGTTCACCGCGATGCTGCGGGCGCGCGAGATCGGTGCGGCGCCGGGGCCATACGTCCTGCAGGCCGCGATCGCCGTCTGTCACGCCCAGGCCGGGTCCGCCGACGACACCGACTGGGCCCGGATCGCGTCGCTGTACGACGCGCTGGTCCACGTGCTGCCGACGCCGATCGTCCAGCTCAACCGGGCGGTCGCGGTGGGCCGTGCCCGCGGAGCGCAGGCCGGGCTCGACCTGGCCGACCCCCTGGTCACCGACGCTCGGCTGCGGGACTACCATCTGCTGCCCGCCGTCCGGGCGGACCTGCTGGCAACGCTGGGGCGGCACGACGAAGCCCGGCGCGAGTTCGAGCGAGCCGCCGCCCTGACCCGCAACGCCGCCGAGGCCGCGTTCCTGCGCCGACGGGCGGACGCCCTGCCGGTCAGCGCTCCGGCCGGGCCCACGCTCGGCACCGCCGCCACCGAGTTCCTGGAGCGCAACGACCTCACCGCAACCACCCGGCGCTCCTACACCCAAACGCTCGACCGACTGCGGCGCGCGCTCGGCGACGGGCTGCCGCTGGACGCCCTGACCGCCGCCGCGGTCGCGCCGGTGCTCACCATGGCCTGGGGCGACACCGCCGCGGCGACGTGGAACCGGCACCGCGCCGCGGTCCGGTCGTTCGGCACCTGGGCCGGGCTGCCGGACCTGTCGGCCGCCGTCGCCCGGCGGGACGAGACCCGCACGCCGACGCCGCCGGTCGACGCGTCGCTGCTCGACGCGCTGGAGAGCCGCCCCGACGTGGCGCTGCGCGAGCGGACGCTGTGGCGGTTACTGCACGAGTCCGGCGCCCCGGTACGGACGGTGCTCGCGCTCGACGTCGAGAACCTGGACCTGGACGACCGCCGGGCACGGGCCGGCCGCACGTGGGTGACCTGGCGATCCGGCACCGCCCGGCTGCTCCCGGAGCTGATCGCGGGCCGCACCCGGGGACCGCTGTTCCTCACCGACCGGCGACCTGGCCCCGCTCGCACGCCCTCGGCGGCCGGCCGGTGCCCGGACACCGGCCGTCGCCGCCTCTCCTACGAACGCGCCGAGTACCTGTTCAAGCAGGCCACGGCCGCCCTCGATCCGGCCGGAGCGGGATCCACCCTGCGTCAACTCAAGCCGAGCCGATGTGGGCTTCCCTACCCCGGACGCCCACCGGACAGAACTTAG
- a CDS encoding helix-turn-helix domain-containing protein produces MSAVPVGPSVHVLAARLRAHHLPALTAEVFRHVVQVRPESLTDGSLNPGELRSVCAVSLDQMLGELADGGATAAPSLRETGRRRAQDGAPMEWLLHGYRLCARAIWQALVDEATRSGDEGVRRLLAEAVVVWDALDRVSTAVATAYREEQSRLQRTTRLRRETVLSGLLERPPLTASAVAEASDVLGIPVRGPRLVVTVAVAPPPEDGSPGDGSPGDGSPGQDPPDTGPTLEGVLRGAGFPSVWVCHGVRESALVALGGPDEEADVVTLLADRVPGPAVVSPLIDGFDDVAPAHRMTVLTLRTLPTGYRGTVRVTDRLPHALVAAAPDVAAVLVRHTLGGLSTLRPAEWEAYVETLEALVEADGSVSAAARRLGCHRNTVQKRLHRIEVLTGRPLTTLRGMVELTLALPAVRLDGDRSARPPG; encoded by the coding sequence ATGTCAGCGGTACCGGTCGGGCCGAGCGTCCACGTGCTCGCCGCCCGGCTCCGTGCACACCACCTCCCGGCCCTGACCGCCGAGGTGTTCCGCCATGTCGTCCAGGTGCGCCCGGAGTCCCTGACCGACGGGTCGCTGAACCCGGGCGAACTGCGGTCGGTCTGCGCGGTCAGTCTCGACCAGATGCTCGGTGAGCTGGCCGACGGCGGTGCCACGGCGGCGCCGTCGCTCCGCGAGACCGGACGGCGGCGCGCGCAGGACGGTGCGCCGATGGAGTGGCTGCTCCACGGCTACCGGCTGTGCGCCCGGGCGATCTGGCAGGCGCTGGTCGACGAGGCGACCCGCAGCGGGGACGAGGGCGTTCGCCGTCTGCTCGCCGAAGCGGTCGTCGTGTGGGACGCGCTGGACCGCGTCTCGACCGCCGTTGCCACCGCGTACCGGGAGGAGCAGAGCCGCCTGCAGCGCACCACCCGGCTGCGCCGGGAGACCGTGCTCTCCGGGCTGCTGGAGCGACCGCCGCTGACGGCGTCGGCGGTCGCCGAGGCCAGCGACGTGCTCGGCATCCCGGTGCGCGGGCCCCGGCTGGTCGTCACGGTCGCGGTCGCCCCACCGCCGGAGGACGGGTCGCCGGGGGACGGGTCGCCGGGGGACGGGTCGCCGGGCCAGGATCCGCCCGACACCGGTCCGACGCTGGAGGGGGTGCTGCGCGGGGCCGGGTTCCCGTCGGTCTGGGTCTGCCACGGTGTGCGCGAGTCCGCGCTGGTGGCCCTGGGCGGTCCGGACGAGGAGGCGGACGTCGTCACGCTGCTGGCCGACCGCGTGCCCGGCCCGGCGGTCGTCTCCCCGCTGATCGACGGGTTCGACGACGTCGCGCCCGCTCACCGCATGACGGTGCTCACGCTGCGGACGCTGCCCACTGGCTACCGGGGCACCGTGCGGGTCACCGACCGGCTGCCGCACGCGCTGGTGGCGGCGGCGCCGGACGTCGCGGCCGTGCTCGTCCGGCACACGCTCGGCGGGTTGTCCACGTTGCGTCCGGCGGAGTGGGAGGCCTACGTCGAGACGCTGGAGGCGCTGGTGGAGGCGGACGGCTCGGTGTCGGCGGCGGCCCGGAGGCTGGGCTGCCACCGCAACACCGTCCAGAAGCGCCTGCACCGGATCGAGGTGCTGACCGGCCGTCCGCTCACGACGCTGCGGGGGATGGTCGAGCTGACCCTCGCCCTGCCCGCCGTGCGGCTGGACGGGGACCGGTCCGCCCGGCCCCCCGGATGA
- a CDS encoding ABC transporter ATP-binding protein: MLTVDDVHVSYGGVVQALRGVTLSVPDGAVVAVLGSNGAGKSTLLRAISGTLRLQSGRIDRGTIRLDDRDLPGTDPGTIVRQGVVHVPEGRRIFGRLTVDENLRAGGLANSDRAAKARARERVHDLFPVLAERRTQRGALLSGGEQQMLAIGRALMADPKLLLLDEPSLGLAPRVIGRIGEVIREINRQGTSVLLIEQNATMALGVAEQAYVLDVGRVSLSGSAAELAGSDEVRRLYLGQDATRPAAEATTPHRTLSRWTG, translated from the coding sequence GTGCTGACCGTCGATGACGTCCACGTCTCCTACGGCGGCGTGGTGCAGGCCCTGCGCGGTGTGACGCTGTCGGTACCCGACGGTGCGGTCGTCGCGGTGCTCGGCAGCAACGGCGCCGGCAAGAGCACGCTACTCCGCGCGATCTCCGGCACTCTCCGCCTGCAGTCCGGCCGGATCGACCGGGGCACGATCCGCCTCGACGACCGCGACCTGCCCGGCACCGATCCCGGCACGATCGTCCGCCAGGGCGTCGTCCACGTGCCGGAGGGACGCCGGATCTTCGGCCGGTTGACCGTGGACGAGAACCTCCGCGCGGGCGGCCTCGCGAACTCCGACCGCGCCGCGAAGGCGCGGGCGCGCGAACGGGTGCACGACCTGTTCCCGGTCCTCGCCGAGCGGCGGACGCAGCGCGGCGCGCTGTTGTCCGGAGGCGAACAGCAGATGCTGGCCATCGGCCGGGCGCTGATGGCCGACCCGAAGCTGCTGCTCCTGGACGAGCCGTCGCTGGGCCTCGCGCCGCGCGTCATCGGCCGGATCGGCGAGGTGATCCGGGAGATCAACCGCCAGGGCACGTCGGTGCTGCTGATCGAGCAGAACGCCACGATGGCGCTGGGCGTGGCCGAGCAGGCGTACGTGTTGGACGTCGGGCGGGTCTCGCTCTCCGGCAGCGCGGCGGAGCTCGCGGGCAGCGACGAGGTGCGCCGCCTCTACCTCGGCCAAGACGCCACCCGTCCGGCCGCCGAGGCCACGACCCCGCACCGGACCCTGTCGCGGTGGACCGGATGA